From a region of the Cyclopterus lumpus isolate fCycLum1 chromosome 5, fCycLum1.pri, whole genome shotgun sequence genome:
- the ubap2a gene encoding ubiquitin-associated protein 2a isoform X5, translated as MMSSLGGDKARGPREKALPAATQASQPQKQIQATAEQIRLAQVIYDKNDADFEGKVNQLMEVTGKNQDECMVALHDCNEDISRAINFLLESTSDMTSWETVGKKKPLVKEGPSDSKENKENREKKGEREASKGRAAASRRGRGASRSRPARPEENGVEVTPVDRGSDRGRRARGGGRGSGARGRGRGPPGSRFSAQGMGTFNPADYASEGGSGSTHTEVWDPAATSNTDGSVTWRGTLEDWASEDWSEDVGLSETKVFTSSCAAENHITPGQSLDLGSLLQKPAVGGREPPSSSSSQSLVFTNSHHHHHQQQQQQQQQQQQQQQQPPPSRNATSSTSYAHAALSSVLGAGFGDLGQAKRAPPSAGAQILEQLKGPGLGPLPSSQAAAPASTQGSNASICRLPGLGAPAPPPSSSSWDIKASDSNASSLSSQFSREFGLQPEPSLVLSQLVQRHSGPSLPLARQPSPPSQQLAPAASASPAPHHTSTPSQAGPGMSAAGAKPPAPGAGLDPQGGSTPQQQQRAQLKGQKRRIPPSSKIPATAVEMPGSADVPGLNLQFGALDFGSESPLPEFGVVDNCAMAASRESTPAPAPGPGTQNQTSLYSKPLSESLGSPLSVALPLSSSEPVYHSSGPLPSLTPSLGTASSSNPPLCSSTASTTSSSHFSTVGGSYDGTMPPHTRLAFSQSKEATGPVMNGLNGVRTSAALDTSPKPESPSPNISTNGGAAPSSHLASSLPAHGSTGLSSLAQDLPSAGQLTSLNSHVNHSSVSALGSSSSSLTYTSVDNSNVSSLAPSSGSYTSSQHLALHSTHNSSNSSSGISHLGNMGNMGNMGNMGNHMSSTVGGIVSASVLHSAAIAAGTALGLGSNGANATSNLSAARTTALLSSSTGKAPPNLSQGVPPLLPNQYIMGPGGLLPAYPQIYGYEDLHMLQSRLPMPSLQDYYGITFPGPTATLSGRDGSLATNPYSGEVTKFGRNDATSPAPPTSLAAPQASQGQSPGQNQAQPQPPQAQPQPQGQPQHHSSQQAFLPAGYSYTGLPYYTGVPGGVPSAAAFQYGHTMFVPPGGPGPASAKQHSMGLGLGNPSASPFQQQQTQQQQPSGYGQHAFSSGYEELTAGPAGVDYSKGYNSSSQAQAKSAASGPGKGVSVTSSNSGVPDISGSVYNKTQSFDKQGFHAGTPPPFSLPSALGGPGPLNPGGAPGGYAPAPFLHILPHQQPHSQLLHHHLAQDGQGGPSQRGQNSSLQQKSQVNKSSYGSSPYWAN; from the exons ATGATGAGCTCGCTGGGCGGCGACAAGGCCCGGGGCCCTCGAGAGAAAGCTCTGCCTGCTGCCACTCAAGCATCACAACCACAGAAACAGATACAG GCTACTGCCGAGCAGATCCGGCTCGCCCAGGTCATCTACGACAAGAATGATGCTGACTTTGAGGGCAAAGTTAACCAG CTGATGGAAGTGACCGGGAAGAACCAGGATGAGTGCATGGTAGCACTCCACGACTGCAACGAGGACATTAGCAGAGCCATTAACTTCCTCCTCGAGAGCACCTCGGACATG ACCTCATGGGAGACGGTCGGGAAGAAGAAGCCTCTGGTGAAGGAGGGTCCCTCAGACAGcaaggagaacaaggagaaccgggagaagaaaggagagagggaagctaGCAAGGGCCGCGCAGCAGCTAGCCGCCGGGGCCGGGGGGCCAGTCGCAGTCGACCGG CGCGTCCAGAGGAGAACGGAGTGGAGGTCACACCGGTGGACAGAGGTTCGGACCGAGGTCGGAGGGCCAGAGGTGGCGGCCGAG GATCTGGAGCTCGAGGCCGAGGGAGAGGACCACCAGGGAGCCGGTTCTCCGCCCAGGGCATGGG CACCTTCAACCCAGCGGACTACGCCTCCGAGGGGGGGTCCGGGTCCACACACACCGAGGTGTGGGACCCGGCAGCCACCAGCAACACAGATGGGTCAG TTACCTGGAGGGGAACCTTGGAAGACTGGGCGTCTGAGGACTGGAGTGAGGATGTTGGT CTCTCAGAGACCAAAGTGTTCACCTCCTCATGTGCTGCTGAGAATCACATCACACCTGGGCAAAG TCTGGACCTCGGCTCTCTGCTGCAGAAGCCTGCAGTTGGAGGAAGAGAGCCAccttcgtcctcttcctctcagagTCTGGTCTTCACTaactcccaccaccaccaccaccagcagcagcagcagcagcagcagcagcagcagcagcagcagcagcagccgccccCCAGCCGCAACgccaccagtagcaccagctaCGCTCATGCTGCTCTG TCGTCGGTTCTGGGAGCTGGTTTTGGGGACCTGGGGCAGGCCAAGAGGGCTCCGCCTAGTGCTGGAGCTCAGATACTGGAGCAGCTGAAGGGCCCTGGCTTGGGTCCGCTTCCTTCCTCCCAGGCTGCAGCTCCTGCCAGCACCCAAGGAAGCAACGCTTCCATTTGCCGCCTGCCCGGCCTGGGAGcacctgcacctcctccctcctcatcgaGCTGGGACATAAAGGCTTCGGATTCCAACGCCTCCTCGCTGTCCTCGCAGTTCAGCC GTGAGTTCGGCCTGCAGCCAGAGCCGTCTCTGGTGCTGAGCCAGCTGGTTCAGAGGCACAGCGGCCCCTCCTTGCCTCTGGCACGCCAACCGAGCCCTCCGTCGCAGCAACTAGCGCCTGCTGCTTCAGCCTCGCCCGCTCCCCACCACACCAGCACGCCATCACAGGCGGGCCCGGGGATGAGCGCTGCTGGTGCTAAACCTCCTGCCCCCGGCGCAGGGCTGGACCCTCAGGGTGGCAGCAccccacagcagcagcaacgggcCCAGCTCAAAGGACAGAAACGAAGGATACCTCCCTCATCGAAG ATCCCCGCCACGGCGGTAGAGATGCCCGGCTCGGCCGACGTCCCCGGGCTGAACCTCCAGTTTGGAGCTCTTGACTTCGGCTCGGAGTCGCCGTTGCCGGAGTTCGGAGTCGTTGACAATTGTGCGATGGCGGCATCCAGGGAGTCCACACCGGCCCCTGCACCGGGACCAGGGACCCAGAACCAGACGAGCTTGTACTCCAAACCACTCAG CGAGTCGCTGGGCAGCCCTCTCTCCGTGGCgctgcctctctcctcctcagagcCGGTGTATCACTCCTCTGGGCCGTTGCCCAGCCTCACTCCCTCATTAGGGACTGCCAGCTCCTCCAACCCCCCCTTGTGTTCTTCGACagcctccaccacctcctcctctcacttctCCACAGTGGGGGGTAGTTACGATGGGACCATGCCCCCTCACACACGACTGGCCTTCTCCCAGAGTAAAGAGGCCACGGGACCAGTCATG AATGGTCTGAATGGTGTCAGGACCTCTGCTGCTCTAGACA CTTCACCGAAGCCAGAGTCTCCGTCTCCGAACATCAGCACCAACGGTGGCgccgccccctcctcccactTAGCATCCAGCCTGCCTGCACACGGCTCCACCGGGCTCTCCAGCCTGGCACAGGACCTGCCCTCAGCCGGCCAGCTGACCTCGCTCAACAG TCATGTCAATCATTCCTCGGTGTCGGCTCTGGGCTCCAGCTCTAGCTCTCTCACC TACACCAGTGTTGACAACAGCAACGTGAGCTCTCTGGCTCCCTCCTCTGGCTCCTACACGTCATCGCAGCACTTGGCACTCCACTCGAcccacaacagcagcaacagtagCAGCGGCATCAGCCACCTGGGCAACATGGGCAACATGGGCAACATGGGCAACATGGGCAACCACATGAGCAGCACGGTCGGCGGCATCGTCAGCGCCAGCGTGCTTCACTCGGCCGCCATCGCCGCCGGCACGGCGCTGGGACTCGGCTCCAATGGAGCCAACGCCACGTCGAACCTCTCTGCAGCGAGGACCACGGCTCTGCTCTCGTCCTCCACTG GTAAAGCTCCTCCTAATTTATCCCAGGGAGTGCCCCCTCTACTGCCCAACCAGTATATCATGGGCCCAGGGGGGCTGCTGCCAGCATACCCA CAGATCTATGGTTATGAAGACCTCCATATGCTCCAGTCCAGACTGCCAATG cccTCTTTGCAGGATTACTATGGGATCACATTCCCCGGCCCCACAGCGACTCTCTCTGGTAGAGACGGGAGCCTGGCCACCAACCCCTACTCAG GAGAAGTCACAAAGTTTGGCAGGAATGACGCCACCTCCCCGGCACCCCCCACAAGCCTTGCGGCCCCGCAGGCCTCCCAGGGCCAGAGCCCAGGACAGAACCAGGCCCAGCCTCAGCCCCCCCAGGCCCAGCCTCAGCCCCAGGGCCAGCCGCAACACCACAGCAGTCAGCAGGCCTTTCTGCCCGCGGGCTACAGCTACACGGGCCTGCCTTACTACACCGGGGTGCCCGGGGGCGTCCCCAGCGCTGCTGCCTTCCAGTACGGCCACACCATGTTTGTTCCCCCCGGGGGTCCGGGACCGGCCTCGGCCAAGCAGCACAGTATGGGCCTCGGTCTGGGGAACCCCTCGGCGAGCcccttccagcagcagcagacgcagcagcagcagcccagcGGCTACGGCCAGCACGCCTTCAGCTCAG GGTACGAGGAGCTGACCGCGGGGCCAGCAGGAGTGGACTACAGCAAAGGATACAACTCCTCCTCACAGGCACAAGCCAAATCTGCTGCTTCTGGGCCCGGGAAAG GGGTCTCCGTGACGTCCAGTAACTCCGGCGTGCCCGACATCAGTGGAAGTGTTTACAACAAGACCCAG TCTTTTGATAAGCAGGGTTTCCATGCGGGCAcacctcctcccttcagtctgCCATCAGCACTGGGGGGTCCGGGCCCTCTGAACCCTGGAGGAGCTCCTGGAGGCTACGCCCCGGCCCCCTTCCTCCACATCCTGCCTCACCAGCAACCGCACTCGCAGCTGCTGCACCACCACCTGGCTCAGGACGGACAG GGGGGTCCGAGCCAACGGGGCCAGAACAGCAGCCTGCAGCAGAAGAGCCAAGTCAACAAGTCGAGCTACGGCAGCTCCCCCTACTGGGCCAACtga
- the ubap2a gene encoding ubiquitin-associated protein 2a isoform X3: MMSSLGGDKARGPREKALPAATQASQPQKQIQATAEQIRLAQVIYDKNDADFEGKVNQLMEVTGKNQDECMVALHDCNEDISRAINFLLESTSDMTSWETVGKKKPLVKEGPSDSKENKENREKKGEREASKGRAAASRRGRGASRSRPARPEENGVEVTPVDRGSDRGRRARGGGRGSGARGRGRGPPGSRFSAQGMGYGGSTHSTFNPADYASEGGSGSTHTEVWDPAATSNTDGSVTWRGTLEDWASEDWSEDVGLSETKVFTSSCAAENHITPGQSLDLGSLLQKPAVGGREPPSSSSSQSLVFTNSHHHHHQQQQQQQQQQQQQQQQPPPSRNATSSTSYAHAALSSVLGAGFGDLGQAKRAPPSAGAQILEQLKGPGLGPLPSSQAAAPASTQGSNASICRLPGLGAPAPPPSSSSWDIKASDSNASSLSSQFSREFGLQPEPSLVLSQLVQRHSGPSLPLARQPSPPSQQLAPAASASPAPHHTSTPSQAGPGMSAAGAKPPAPGAGLDPQGGSTPQQQQRAQLKGQKRRIPPSSKIPATAVEMPGSADVPGLNLQFGALDFGSESPLPEFGVVDNCAMAASRESTPAPAPGPGTQNQTSLYSKPLSESLGSPLSVALPLSSSEPVYHSSGPLPSLTPSLGTASSSNPPLCSSTASTTSSSHFSTVGGSYDGTMPPHTRLAFSQSKEATGPVMNGLNGVRTSAALDTSPKPESPSPNISTNGGAAPSSHLASSLPAHGSTGLSSLAQDLPSAGQLTSLNSHVNHSSVSALGSSSSSLTYTSVDNSNVSSLAPSSGSYTSSQHLALHSTHNSSNSSSGISHLGNMGNMGNMGNMGNHMSSTVGGIVSASVLHSAAIAAGTALGLGSNGANATSNLSAARTTALLSSSTGKAPPNLSQGVPPLLPNQYIMGPGGLLPAYPQIYGYEDLHMLQSRLPMPSLQDYYGITFPGPTATLSGRDGSLATNPYSGEVTKFGRNDATSPAPPTSLAAPQASQGQSPGQNQAQPQPPQAQPQPQGQPQHHSSQQAFLPAGYSYTGLPYYTGVPGGVPSAAAFQYGHTMFVPPGGPGPASAKQHSMGLGLGNPSASPFQQQQTQQQQPSGYGQHAFSSGYEELTAGPAGVDYSKGYNSSSQAQAKSAASGPGKGVSVTSSNSGVPDISGSVYNKTQSFDKQGFHAGTPPPFSLPSALGGPGPLNPGGAPGGYAPAPFLHILPHQQPHSQLLHHHLAQDGQGGPSQRGQNSSLQQKSQVNKSSYGSSPYWAN, translated from the exons ATGATGAGCTCGCTGGGCGGCGACAAGGCCCGGGGCCCTCGAGAGAAAGCTCTGCCTGCTGCCACTCAAGCATCACAACCACAGAAACAGATACAG GCTACTGCCGAGCAGATCCGGCTCGCCCAGGTCATCTACGACAAGAATGATGCTGACTTTGAGGGCAAAGTTAACCAG CTGATGGAAGTGACCGGGAAGAACCAGGATGAGTGCATGGTAGCACTCCACGACTGCAACGAGGACATTAGCAGAGCCATTAACTTCCTCCTCGAGAGCACCTCGGACATG ACCTCATGGGAGACGGTCGGGAAGAAGAAGCCTCTGGTGAAGGAGGGTCCCTCAGACAGcaaggagaacaaggagaaccgggagaagaaaggagagagggaagctaGCAAGGGCCGCGCAGCAGCTAGCCGCCGGGGCCGGGGGGCCAGTCGCAGTCGACCGG CGCGTCCAGAGGAGAACGGAGTGGAGGTCACACCGGTGGACAGAGGTTCGGACCGAGGTCGGAGGGCCAGAGGTGGCGGCCGAG GATCTGGAGCTCGAGGCCGAGGGAGAGGACCACCAGGGAGCCGGTTCTCCGCCCAGGGCATGGGGTACGGGGGCagcacacacag CACCTTCAACCCAGCGGACTACGCCTCCGAGGGGGGGTCCGGGTCCACACACACCGAGGTGTGGGACCCGGCAGCCACCAGCAACACAGATGGGTCAG TTACCTGGAGGGGAACCTTGGAAGACTGGGCGTCTGAGGACTGGAGTGAGGATGTTGGT CTCTCAGAGACCAAAGTGTTCACCTCCTCATGTGCTGCTGAGAATCACATCACACCTGGGCAAAG TCTGGACCTCGGCTCTCTGCTGCAGAAGCCTGCAGTTGGAGGAAGAGAGCCAccttcgtcctcttcctctcagagTCTGGTCTTCACTaactcccaccaccaccaccaccagcagcagcagcagcagcagcagcagcagcagcagcagcagcagcagccgccccCCAGCCGCAACgccaccagtagcaccagctaCGCTCATGCTGCTCTG TCGTCGGTTCTGGGAGCTGGTTTTGGGGACCTGGGGCAGGCCAAGAGGGCTCCGCCTAGTGCTGGAGCTCAGATACTGGAGCAGCTGAAGGGCCCTGGCTTGGGTCCGCTTCCTTCCTCCCAGGCTGCAGCTCCTGCCAGCACCCAAGGAAGCAACGCTTCCATTTGCCGCCTGCCCGGCCTGGGAGcacctgcacctcctccctcctcatcgaGCTGGGACATAAAGGCTTCGGATTCCAACGCCTCCTCGCTGTCCTCGCAGTTCAGCC GTGAGTTCGGCCTGCAGCCAGAGCCGTCTCTGGTGCTGAGCCAGCTGGTTCAGAGGCACAGCGGCCCCTCCTTGCCTCTGGCACGCCAACCGAGCCCTCCGTCGCAGCAACTAGCGCCTGCTGCTTCAGCCTCGCCCGCTCCCCACCACACCAGCACGCCATCACAGGCGGGCCCGGGGATGAGCGCTGCTGGTGCTAAACCTCCTGCCCCCGGCGCAGGGCTGGACCCTCAGGGTGGCAGCAccccacagcagcagcaacgggcCCAGCTCAAAGGACAGAAACGAAGGATACCTCCCTCATCGAAG ATCCCCGCCACGGCGGTAGAGATGCCCGGCTCGGCCGACGTCCCCGGGCTGAACCTCCAGTTTGGAGCTCTTGACTTCGGCTCGGAGTCGCCGTTGCCGGAGTTCGGAGTCGTTGACAATTGTGCGATGGCGGCATCCAGGGAGTCCACACCGGCCCCTGCACCGGGACCAGGGACCCAGAACCAGACGAGCTTGTACTCCAAACCACTCAG CGAGTCGCTGGGCAGCCCTCTCTCCGTGGCgctgcctctctcctcctcagagcCGGTGTATCACTCCTCTGGGCCGTTGCCCAGCCTCACTCCCTCATTAGGGACTGCCAGCTCCTCCAACCCCCCCTTGTGTTCTTCGACagcctccaccacctcctcctctcacttctCCACAGTGGGGGGTAGTTACGATGGGACCATGCCCCCTCACACACGACTGGCCTTCTCCCAGAGTAAAGAGGCCACGGGACCAGTCATG AATGGTCTGAATGGTGTCAGGACCTCTGCTGCTCTAGACA CTTCACCGAAGCCAGAGTCTCCGTCTCCGAACATCAGCACCAACGGTGGCgccgccccctcctcccactTAGCATCCAGCCTGCCTGCACACGGCTCCACCGGGCTCTCCAGCCTGGCACAGGACCTGCCCTCAGCCGGCCAGCTGACCTCGCTCAACAG TCATGTCAATCATTCCTCGGTGTCGGCTCTGGGCTCCAGCTCTAGCTCTCTCACC TACACCAGTGTTGACAACAGCAACGTGAGCTCTCTGGCTCCCTCCTCTGGCTCCTACACGTCATCGCAGCACTTGGCACTCCACTCGAcccacaacagcagcaacagtagCAGCGGCATCAGCCACCTGGGCAACATGGGCAACATGGGCAACATGGGCAACATGGGCAACCACATGAGCAGCACGGTCGGCGGCATCGTCAGCGCCAGCGTGCTTCACTCGGCCGCCATCGCCGCCGGCACGGCGCTGGGACTCGGCTCCAATGGAGCCAACGCCACGTCGAACCTCTCTGCAGCGAGGACCACGGCTCTGCTCTCGTCCTCCACTG GTAAAGCTCCTCCTAATTTATCCCAGGGAGTGCCCCCTCTACTGCCCAACCAGTATATCATGGGCCCAGGGGGGCTGCTGCCAGCATACCCA CAGATCTATGGTTATGAAGACCTCCATATGCTCCAGTCCAGACTGCCAATG cccTCTTTGCAGGATTACTATGGGATCACATTCCCCGGCCCCACAGCGACTCTCTCTGGTAGAGACGGGAGCCTGGCCACCAACCCCTACTCAG GAGAAGTCACAAAGTTTGGCAGGAATGACGCCACCTCCCCGGCACCCCCCACAAGCCTTGCGGCCCCGCAGGCCTCCCAGGGCCAGAGCCCAGGACAGAACCAGGCCCAGCCTCAGCCCCCCCAGGCCCAGCCTCAGCCCCAGGGCCAGCCGCAACACCACAGCAGTCAGCAGGCCTTTCTGCCCGCGGGCTACAGCTACACGGGCCTGCCTTACTACACCGGGGTGCCCGGGGGCGTCCCCAGCGCTGCTGCCTTCCAGTACGGCCACACCATGTTTGTTCCCCCCGGGGGTCCGGGACCGGCCTCGGCCAAGCAGCACAGTATGGGCCTCGGTCTGGGGAACCCCTCGGCGAGCcccttccagcagcagcagacgcagcagcagcagcccagcGGCTACGGCCAGCACGCCTTCAGCTCAG GGTACGAGGAGCTGACCGCGGGGCCAGCAGGAGTGGACTACAGCAAAGGATACAACTCCTCCTCACAGGCACAAGCCAAATCTGCTGCTTCTGGGCCCGGGAAAG GGGTCTCCGTGACGTCCAGTAACTCCGGCGTGCCCGACATCAGTGGAAGTGTTTACAACAAGACCCAG TCTTTTGATAAGCAGGGTTTCCATGCGGGCAcacctcctcccttcagtctgCCATCAGCACTGGGGGGTCCGGGCCCTCTGAACCCTGGAGGAGCTCCTGGAGGCTACGCCCCGGCCCCCTTCCTCCACATCCTGCCTCACCAGCAACCGCACTCGCAGCTGCTGCACCACCACCTGGCTCAGGACGGACAG GGGGGTCCGAGCCAACGGGGCCAGAACAGCAGCCTGCAGCAGAAGAGCCAAGTCAACAAGTCGAGCTACGGCAGCTCCCCCTACTGGGCCAACtga